Proteins from a genomic interval of Marmota flaviventris isolate mMarFla1 chromosome 8, mMarFla1.hap1, whole genome shotgun sequence:
- the LOC114099033 gene encoding LOW QUALITY PROTEIN: olfactory receptor 5AC1-like (The sequence of the model RefSeq protein was modified relative to this genomic sequence to represent the inferred CDS: inserted 2 bases in 1 codon), whose amino-acid sequence MAEGNMTLVTEFLLTGLTDHPGLQVPLFLVFLVIYLITMMGNLGLIALIWKDPHLHTPMYLFLSSLALADACTSXSVTPKMLINFLSKNHKISLAECLTQFYCFGSSATTECFLLSVMAYDRYVAICNPLLYPVMMSNSLCTQFIGASYFVGFLHLAIHVGLFVRLTFCKSNIIHYFYCEILQLFKMSCTDPTINMLVILIFSAFMQAFTFVTIMVSYAQVLFTILKKKSEKGRHKAFSTCSAHLFSVSLFYGTLFLTYVGPGSGPDEDKEKMLSLFYTIIIPLLNPFIYSLRNKEVIGALRRIIKK is encoded by the exons ATGGCAGAAGGAAATATGACTCTGGTGACTGAGTTTCTTCTCACGGGACTTACAGACCATCCAGGGCTGCAGGTGCCCCTGTTCCTGGTGTTCCTTGTGATCTACCTCATCACCATGATGGGCAACCTTGGCCTGATTGCTCTTATCTGGAAGGACCCCCACCTTCACACCcccatgtatttatttctcaGCAGTTTAGCCTTGGCTGATGCATGCACTTC TTCTGTGACTCCCAAGATGCTTATCAACTTTTTATCTAAGAATCATAAGATATCCCTAGCTGAGTGCTTAACACAGTTTTATTGTTTTGGCTCCAGTGCTACCACGGAATGTTTCCTCTTGtcagtgatggcctatgaccgctatgtagCCATATGCAATCCCTTGCTGTATCCAGTGATGATGTCCAATAGCCTCTGTACTCAGTTTATAGGTGCTtcatattttgttggttttctacATTTAGCaattcatgtgggtttgtttgTTAGATTAACTTTCTGCAAGTCCAATATCATACATTATTTCTATTGTGAAATTTTACAACTATTCAAAATGTCTTGTACTGATCCTACAATTAATATGCTTGTCATATTAATCTTTTCAGCCTTTATGCAAGCCTTCACCTTTGTAACCATTATGGTCTCGTATGCTCAGGTTCTCTTTACCATTCTTAAAAAGAAGTCTGAGAAAGGCAGACACAAAGCCTTCTCTACCTGCAGTGCCCATCTGTTCTCCGTCTCCTTGTTCTATGGCACTCTCTTCCTCACTTATGTTGGTCCAGGGTCTGGACCAGATGAGGATAAGGAAAAAatgctttctttattttacacAATAATTATACCCCTGTTAAATCCTTTTATTTACAGCCTGAGAAACAAGGAGGTTATAGGTGCCTTGAgaagaataataaagaaataa